The Chlorobaculum sp. MV4-Y genome contains the following window.
TTACTTCAGGGCGAGAAGCACGCAGATAACCTCACCGAACAGCGCAACACCCTCGATAAGAGCGGCGGCGATAATCATCGTGGTACGGATGTCCGAAGTCGCCTCAGGCTGACGGGCAGTGCCTTCAGCTGCAGAAGCAGCAGCGTTACCAATACCAAGACCTGCACCGATAGCTGCCAGACCTGCGCCGATGCCCGCACCCAAATAACCCAAACCTTCCATCTTTAAATTGCCTCCATTGATTGTTGTTGTAAAATGAATGCTACTCCTTGTAGCAGTTCTAAAAAAGATAAAGGAACTTCTTTACGCCACCAGGTCGTCTCAGTGATGACCGGAAGCTTCAAGCTCATGACCGTCGTGACCGCCTTCATGCGCCGTTGCCAGACCGATGAACAGTGCGGAAAGCATGGTAAACACGAACGCTTGCAGGAACGCCACAAAGAGTTCGAGCAGATAGATGAAGATCGCGAACGGTATCGAAACCGCCACAGCCACGATGTAGCTCTTCAGAATGAAGCTGATGAAAAACAGGCTGAGAATGATGATATGGCCTGCGATCATGTTCGCAAAGAGTCGGATGGTCAGAGCGAACGGCTTGGTGAACTGTCCGAGAATTTCGATTGGCACCATGATAATCCAGAGCGCCCAGTGCGTACCGGCGGTCAGGTGCTTCATATAGCCCACGATGCCATGCGCCCTGAAGGCCGAAACCTGGGTGACAATAAAAGTGAAGGTCGCCAGCGTCAGCGTGACGTTGATGTTGCCGGTCGCGGTCGCGCCATAAGGGATGAGGCCGAGCAGATTGCAAACCAGAATGAAAAAGAACACTGTCAGCAGGTAGGGCAGGAACTTTTCGTAACCGTGACCGATGTTGGGTTTGGCGACGTCGTTGCTGATAAAATCGACCAGTGACTCGAAAACGTTGGCAAGACCCTTCGGCGCCTGATTTGCGGACATCTTCTTGACGCTTGCGCCAGCAGCGCTTGCGATAACGACCAGCAGGATCGCGGCAAGCCAGATCATCACGACATGCTTGGTTATCGAAATGTCGTAACCGGCAACTTCGATGCGGGGCAGATGCACCTCTCCGAATGGCTCAAATTCGAAGGTGTGGTTATCGAGAATATGATGCATGATGAGGTCACCCGGCTTCTCGTCACCGCTCTCGGCATGGGCAGCCTCAGCCTTCACGGGTGCGGCTGCGGGAGGCTCGACGCTTGCCGGAGCGACCGGAGCCGCCGGCGCAGTTGCCGCTACAGGGGCATCATTCTGACCGGTAGTTGCGAATACAGGACTATTCAGGCTCAGGAGTACAGGCACGACCAGTGCCAGAATTCTTGAAATCGCTTTCTTTCGCATACCGTCTTGTCAGTTTTTTGCCGCGTTTTTTTTCAGTTGATTCTTCTTCTGGTAAGCGAGAATCTCGAGTACCAGGTAAATACAGTAAAAAGAGATGAAGGATACCACGAAATCGATCGACTTGACCATACCCAGCAGATTGATGACCAGCACCAGCGCCATAACGATCAGAAGTCTGAGGGCCACGCCGCCGAAAACGACCAGCGTGAAAATCTTCGACTCTTTGTCAAATCCGTACTCAAAGAGCAAGTACCCCGTGAGGCTGTTGAGAACGACCATGAGCCAGGCAGCGAAAACCGAGTTGATGTCGATCGGATACCTTGCCGAGCCCCAGTAAACAACCCCCCATAAAATGACCGACAAGATAAATAACTTTATAAGAAAATCAAACAAAGCCTTCATGTCCGGCGATCCTTTTCGTGGTTTCGAGTGTGTTGATGTAAACGGTCATGCTCGCGGTCTGCCTGCCGAAGGGTCTTCATGAGCACAAGGGCCATGCCAACCATGCCAACAAGCACTCCGGCCAGCAGAAACAGAGGTGAGGTTCCAAACTTCGAATCCGCCCAATAACCGAGGAAGACGAAAAGTGCGAAACTCGCGGCGATCTGAACCCCGATCCCGAGATACTCCGATAGCGCCCTGACCGATCCTCCAAACTGCTCGGAGAATTTATCCTTTTTCCTGTCATTATCTAACATGGTCATCTCCTTTGGAGGCATGAGCCGCTATCGGGGAATAGCTATTGCCCGCCGGAATCAGCGTTAACATCCCGGTAAACATTCCAGGTCGATTCAACCAGCGTACCGAGATTGCTGTACTGCGGAACCCAGCCGAGCAACTCGCGGGCCATGGCGGAGGTCGCCACCAGGTTGGCCGGATCGCCCGCACGACGTGGCGCGAACTCCGCCGGAATCTTTTTGCCCGTCACGCGGCGGGCGGCTTCGAGCATTTCGAGCACGGTGACGCCAGTTTCGCTGCCGAGGTTGACCGACAGACTTTCGTCGCTCTCGATAACCTGCTCGAATGCGAGTACGTGCGCGGTAGCGAGATCGTTGACATGAACGTAGTCGCGGATGCAGGTGCCGTCCCGAGTCGGGTAGTCGGTGCCGAACACCGAGAGCATCGGCCTTACGCCTGCCGCGACCTCCATGATGACTGGTAACAGGTTGGCCGGATTCCTTTCCAGCCCTCGGATGCGTCCGCGCACATCATATCCGGCGGCGTTGAAATATCTGACCGCTGCGAACTTCAGCCCCTTGAGCCGGTCATACCATTCGAGAATCCGCTCGATTTCAAGCTTGGTGAAGCCGTAGTAGTTCTCCGGCTCCTTGGGATGATTCTCGTCGATGGGCAAATAAGTCGGGCTGCCGAAAATGGCTGCCGAAGAGGAGAAGAGGAAGCATTTGATGCCGTTTGTCACCGCCTGGTTGATGGTGCCGATCGTACCGCAGATGTTGTGAACGGAGTACTCTTCCGGCTTCTGCATTGACTCCCCGGCAGCCTTCCGCGCCGCCAGATGAACGCATCCGTCAAACCCGCGATTCATCACCTCGGCCAGCATTTCCGCATCGAAAATATCGCCACGCACGAACTCCGCGTCACGGAACAGATTCTCCTCTCGCCCGGTGGAGAGATTGTCGAACACCGTAACCTTGTAGCCCCGGTCGAGAAACTCGCGAGCCACATGACTGCCGATATACCCTGCGCCGCCGATAACGAGAATTTTCATGCCTGAATGTTTCATACGGGGTTCATACACGATCAAACTCAAAGATAACACTTCCCGCCGGAACATCAGGGCTGCTCAGAGCTTCTCTGTCTCTTGCGTCCTGATGAAACCAAGAAATAGAGCTTTTTTTAGACAAAACAGCCTATCCCCGAGGCGGATACGGGTCGTTGCCGTGACTGTCCTTGCCTTTGATTTTACCATCCTTGTTGTGAATGACCAGCTCCGTATGCTGGCGAGTGCTCAACTCCCGCGCCCTGTCGATAGCTGGCTGTTTGGTGTCGAAAAGATTGGATGCTCTCGATGAGCCGCTTTGTTTGACTTTCCAGCCGCCCTTCGGATTCGGCACCACATGGGTCGATTTCTTGTTCATCAAGATAATTGTCTGAATTCAAAGGATCATTTGAACGGTTATGCTTGTTGACAAAAGTTATAATAATTAAGTTATTGTCAACAACAAGCACCACCAATCACCACACAGAGACCAGCCATGATGCCCAATTTTGGAGAACGGCTCTGCTCTGCGCGAAAGATGGCCGGAATGTCGCTGCAGGAGCTTTCCAACAGGATGGAGAGTCCGGTCTCAAAACAGGCGCTCAGCAAATACGAGCAGGGAAAAATGCAGCCAGACAGCCCCGCGCTGCTTTCGCTCTCATCGGCGCTTGGCGTCAGGCCCGACTATTTTTTCAGAGAACCGTCCCAATTGAGCGCCATCGAGTTCAGGAAACATGCGAGTCTGCCGAAAAAGGAGCGG
Protein-coding sequences here:
- the galE gene encoding UDP-glucose 4-epimerase GalE, which translates into the protein MKILVIGGAGYIGSHVAREFLDRGYKVTVFDNLSTGREENLFRDAEFVRGDIFDAEMLAEVMNRGFDGCVHLAARKAAGESMQKPEEYSVHNICGTIGTINQAVTNGIKCFLFSSSAAIFGSPTYLPIDENHPKEPENYYGFTKLEIERILEWYDRLKGLKFAAVRYFNAAGYDVRGRIRGLERNPANLLPVIMEVAAGVRPMLSVFGTDYPTRDGTCIRDYVHVNDLATAHVLAFEQVIESDESLSVNLGSETGVTVLEMLEAARRVTGKKIPAEFAPRRAGDPANLVATSAMARELLGWVPQYSNLGTLVESTWNVYRDVNADSGGQ
- the atpE gene encoding ATP synthase F0 subunit C; its protein translation is MEGLGYLGAGIGAGLAAIGAGLGIGNAAASAAEGTARQPEATSDIRTTMIIAAALIEGVALFGEVICVLLALK
- a CDS encoding AtpZ/AtpI family protein — its product is MLDNDRKKDKFSEQFGGSVRALSEYLGIGVQIAASFALFVFLGYWADSKFGTSPLFLLAGVLVGMVGMALVLMKTLRQADREHDRLHQHTRNHEKDRRT
- a CDS encoding DUF2188 domain-containing protein → MNKKSTHVVPNPKGGWKVKQSGSSRASNLFDTKQPAIDRARELSTRQHTELVIHNKDGKIKGKDSHGNDPYPPRG
- a CDS encoding F0F1 ATP synthase subunit A translates to MRKKAISRILALVVPVLLSLNSPVFATTGQNDAPVAATAPAAPVAPASVEPPAAAPVKAEAAHAESGDEKPGDLIMHHILDNHTFEFEPFGEVHLPRIEVAGYDISITKHVVMIWLAAILLVVIASAAGASVKKMSANQAPKGLANVFESLVDFISNDVAKPNIGHGYEKFLPYLLTVFFFILVCNLLGLIPYGATATGNINVTLTLATFTFIVTQVSAFRAHGIVGYMKHLTAGTHWALWIIMVPIEILGQFTKPFALTIRLFANMIAGHIIILSLFFISFILKSYIVAVAVSIPFAIFIYLLELFVAFLQAFVFTMLSALFIGLATAHEGGHDGHELEASGHH